A stretch of Sphingomonas sp. JUb134 DNA encodes these proteins:
- a CDS encoding HNH endonuclease signature motif containing protein: MSSSILDVREASLHLKITPELLFHYVRYGAKGRDGGKLPTADGLAASRFSKDALEAYDAYLREPWPSPDGTRAPIPKGVRDYLKIEAGGMCARCGEGAPLHDAHIVDWETSRSNHHHNLLRLCGNCHGKYDTGAILRSEIERIKADAIARVQRRIAGTRRSYWPIAAAPPMTPQFLGRDAELSEAVDALRSGESLSILGMGGIGKTQLALHALRTAVDERPIVWIGVDILGGSSTVADALVAQARGAGIEFENGRPLLDEARACVVFDGIERLGRDQDEVADLLERLLADCTDKLILVTSQVSVPWLRFDRELRLGPLDEEASIDLLDADAGGSSLQPATRKLLQFADGHPLTLRILAALIRHFGGTHGVVERLERLGAEAVSVPRRRQHSERTSLVHCLDLAYSLLSVAERRLLWLVAMSPGGLRPGFHDMSRLVGSEPVEAAAELHAWNLIDMVFDDAFEPGSPARVVLSMLAPSRAFVMFAVQREPLEGMADLQIAFCENVTVLVWFIQNELLKGGEVEAGKALMERELPNAIAAFDLAADYVGNHPQFLDVVMGLANATMMIFFTSGRFEAGQLIMKRASATAARLGSLSDSIQFLHQMQVLAERAFNREAAAFALAEAERIGRGAEGEPLALLRLLQASAAEVDGDHQRAITLARESYDTLQRLNGPEGEWVRSAGF; this comes from the coding sequence ATGAGTTCGTCCATCTTGGATGTCAGGGAGGCAAGCCTCCACCTCAAGATCACGCCCGAATTGCTGTTCCATTACGTCAGATACGGCGCGAAGGGACGTGATGGCGGAAAGCTTCCGACTGCCGACGGTTTGGCCGCCTCGCGATTCAGCAAGGACGCGCTCGAAGCTTACGACGCCTACCTCCGGGAGCCATGGCCCTCACCTGACGGCACTCGGGCGCCGATACCCAAGGGTGTGCGTGATTATCTCAAGATCGAAGCTGGCGGAATGTGCGCGCGCTGCGGAGAAGGTGCACCGCTCCACGACGCGCATATTGTCGACTGGGAAACCAGTCGATCGAACCATCATCACAATCTGCTTCGGTTGTGCGGCAACTGCCATGGAAAATACGATACCGGCGCCATCCTACGCAGCGAGATCGAGCGCATTAAGGCTGACGCGATCGCTCGCGTGCAAAGACGCATAGCCGGGACCCGCCGATCCTATTGGCCCATTGCTGCCGCGCCGCCGATGACGCCGCAGTTCCTTGGTCGCGACGCGGAACTGTCGGAAGCGGTCGACGCTCTCCGCTCGGGTGAAAGCTTGTCGATCTTGGGCATGGGCGGCATTGGGAAGACCCAGCTCGCCCTGCATGCTCTGCGGACTGCCGTTGATGAGCGCCCCATCGTCTGGATCGGCGTGGATATCCTCGGCGGCTCGTCCACCGTGGCAGATGCGCTCGTCGCCCAAGCCCGAGGAGCCGGCATCGAGTTCGAGAATGGAAGGCCTCTCCTCGACGAGGCTCGTGCGTGCGTGGTGTTCGATGGGATCGAGCGTCTGGGCCGAGACCAGGACGAGGTAGCCGATCTGCTTGAACGCTTGCTCGCGGACTGCACCGATAAACTGATCCTCGTCACCTCGCAGGTGAGTGTTCCTTGGTTACGGTTCGATCGGGAGTTACGGCTCGGTCCGCTGGATGAGGAAGCATCGATTGACCTGCTTGACGCCGATGCCGGCGGCAGCTCGCTTCAGCCGGCCACGAGGAAATTGCTGCAGTTTGCCGACGGGCATCCTCTGACGCTTCGCATCCTGGCTGCTCTGATCCGTCACTTCGGCGGCACCCACGGCGTTGTCGAACGGCTGGAGCGTCTCGGCGCCGAGGCCGTTTCCGTGCCGCGGCGCCGACAGCATTCGGAACGGACATCGTTGGTTCACTGTCTCGACCTGGCCTATTCACTCCTGAGTGTCGCGGAGCGTCGGTTGCTGTGGCTAGTGGCTATGAGTCCAGGCGGTTTGCGCCCCGGCTTCCACGATATGAGTCGACTCGTCGGCAGTGAACCGGTGGAGGCCGCGGCGGAACTCCACGCCTGGAATCTGATCGACATGGTCTTCGATGATGCCTTTGAGCCGGGCTCGCCGGCACGCGTCGTCCTTTCCATGCTGGCACCGAGCCGCGCTTTCGTCATGTTCGCGGTCCAGCGTGAGCCGCTGGAAGGAATGGCGGACCTGCAAATCGCGTTCTGCGAGAATGTGACAGTTCTGGTGTGGTTCATTCAGAACGAACTCCTGAAAGGGGGCGAAGTCGAAGCTGGCAAAGCTCTGATGGAGCGGGAACTTCCGAATGCGATCGCAGCGTTCGACTTGGCTGCCGACTATGTCGGAAACCACCCCCAGTTCCTGGACGTGGTTATGGGCCTCGCGAATGCCACCATGATGATCTTCTTTACTTCGGGCCGGTTCGAGGCCGGACAGTTGATCATGAAGCGCGCGAGTGCGACCGCAGCTAGGCTCGGGTCGCTCAGCGACTCGATCCAGTTCCTGCATCAGATGCAGGTCCTCGCCGAGAGAGCCTTCAATCGGGAAGCAGCAGCGTTCGCTCTGGCAGAGGCGGAGAGGATTGGCCGTGGTGCCGAGGGAGAGCCGCTCGCGCTGCTACGCCTGCTTCAAGCGTCGGCTGCGGAAGTCGATGGCGACCACCAGCGGGCCATCACGCTCGCGCGCGAAAGCTACGACACGCTCCAAAGGCTGAACGGACCGGAAGGCGAATGGGTTCGGAGTGCCGGTTTTTAA
- a CDS encoding sulfatase-like hydrolase/transferase yields the protein MTIHPPASPPSGYNILLVVVDQERHFGRYPFPVPARERLIRAGTSFNRHQNCSNVCTSSRSVLYTGWHMPATGMFDNFGLPWMTNDLDPALGTLGSMMRQAGYYAVYKGKWHLTAAFEGGIHTEPKLAQVMERYGFSDYHGIGDAIGWSQGGYLYDEIIAAQTVNWLRGTGQTLRRAGRNWFLALNLVNPHDVMFIDTDRPDEQVQWTGAINEGGVSMNPAQPPENELYKAEWADVPLPASRHQRFDEPGRPQAHAEYQRARAALVGDFADEDRRWRKLQDYYFNCIRDSDRHVARVLDELDSLGLTESTIVVFTSDHGELGGSHGMHGKGSSVYREQINVPMIVAHPAYPGGSACEALTCHLDVAPTLLALTGLAAEQRDAILGKRQGVDFSPLLSQPEAAPVDAIRADSLYCFSMFTYADGDYLGKVQAIRRSDALTAEGKQLAIGKVPMDLTKRSGIRCLYDGRYKFARYFSLRQHNIPETVEALTSYNDLELFDTVEDPGELRNLAADGDAHLDLIEALNAKLNAIIAREIGRDDGSFLPMSGLQSWDVRLVIE from the coding sequence ATGACGATCCATCCGCCCGCCTCCCCTCCCAGCGGCTACAACATCCTGCTGGTGGTGGTCGATCAGGAGCGGCATTTCGGCCGCTATCCGTTCCCGGTGCCGGCGCGCGAGCGGCTGATCCGCGCGGGCACCAGCTTCAACCGGCACCAGAACTGCTCCAACGTCTGCACGTCCTCCCGCTCAGTGCTCTACACGGGGTGGCACATGCCGGCGACGGGCATGTTCGACAACTTCGGCCTGCCATGGATGACCAACGACCTCGATCCGGCGCTCGGCACGCTGGGGTCGATGATGCGGCAGGCGGGCTATTACGCCGTCTACAAGGGCAAATGGCACCTGACCGCCGCGTTCGAAGGGGGCATCCACACCGAACCCAAGCTCGCCCAGGTGATGGAGCGGTACGGGTTCAGCGACTATCACGGCATCGGCGATGCGATCGGCTGGTCGCAGGGCGGCTATCTGTACGACGAGATCATCGCCGCCCAGACGGTGAACTGGCTTCGCGGCACCGGCCAGACGCTGCGCCGGGCGGGGCGCAACTGGTTCCTCGCGCTCAACCTGGTCAATCCGCACGACGTCATGTTCATCGACACCGATCGGCCGGACGAGCAGGTCCAGTGGACGGGCGCGATCAACGAGGGCGGCGTCTCGATGAACCCGGCGCAACCGCCGGAGAACGAGCTTTACAAGGCGGAGTGGGCCGACGTCCCGCTGCCCGCCAGCCGCCACCAGCGGTTCGACGAGCCGGGGCGTCCGCAGGCCCATGCGGAGTACCAGCGCGCCCGCGCGGCGCTGGTCGGCGACTTCGCGGACGAGGACCGCCGCTGGCGCAAGCTGCAGGATTATTATTTCAACTGCATCCGCGACAGCGACCGTCATGTCGCGCGCGTGCTGGACGAGCTCGACAGCCTGGGACTCACGGAGAGCACCATCGTGGTCTTCACCTCCGACCACGGTGAACTCGGCGGCTCGCATGGCATGCATGGCAAGGGATCGTCGGTCTACCGCGAGCAGATCAACGTGCCGATGATCGTGGCGCACCCGGCCTATCCGGGCGGATCGGCATGCGAGGCGCTGACTTGCCACTTGGACGTGGCGCCGACGCTGCTGGCGCTGACCGGCCTTGCCGCCGAGCAGCGCGACGCCATCCTGGGCAAGCGGCAGGGCGTGGATTTCTCCCCGCTCCTGTCGCAACCGGAAGCCGCGCCCGTCGACGCGATCCGGGCGGACAGTCTCTATTGCTTCAGCATGTTCACCTATGCCGACGGCGATTACCTCGGGAAAGTCCAGGCGATCCGGCGAAGTGACGCGCTGACCGCAGAAGGGAAGCAGCTGGCGATCGGCAAGGTGCCGATGGACCTGACCAAGAGATCCGGCATCCGCTGCCTCTACGACGGCCGCTACAAGTTCGCGCGCTACTTCTCGCTGCGGCAGCACAACATCCCGGAGACGGTCGAGGCGCTGACGTCCTACAACGACCTGGAGCTGTTCGACACGGTCGAGGATCCGGGGGAATTGCGCAACCTGGCGGCGGACGGCGACGCGCATCTGGACCTGATCGAGGCGCTGAACGCGAAGCTGAACGCGATCATCGCGCGCGAGATCGGCCGCGACGACGGCAGTTTCCTGCCCATGAGCGGCCTGCAGAGCTGGGATGTCCGGCTGGTGATCGAGTGA
- a CDS encoding transporter, with protein sequence MTLHCASWLGSMVAAAALATLGCTAAHAQDQDQDHPSTDIDELARRVSNPASFMISVPVHSELSIGGDETGNSQHYLLDVEPVLPFRLTADWNLISHTDFPLAYADPAGPRGGVFGLGDINQTISFTPANHKGFIWAVGPQVSLPTATSSKLGSGKLAMGPSVLLLRQSATMTFGLSADHLWSVAGKDDREDISATEVQPFVAWHIGQGRTISTNVDVGYDWKHKQWELPVSLSYSKVLKIGQQALSMSIGGKYWLESPTGGSDFGLRIGAVLLFPQKR encoded by the coding sequence GTGACGCTGCATTGCGCATCCTGGCTCGGTTCGATGGTCGCCGCCGCGGCGCTGGCGACGCTGGGCTGCACCGCCGCCCACGCGCAGGATCAGGACCAGGACCACCCCTCCACCGACATCGACGAACTGGCCCGCAGGGTCTCGAATCCCGCGTCCTTCATGATCAGCGTTCCGGTCCATTCGGAACTCAGCATCGGCGGCGACGAGACCGGCAACTCCCAGCACTATCTGCTGGACGTGGAGCCGGTGCTGCCGTTCCGGCTGACTGCGGACTGGAACCTCATCTCGCACACCGACTTCCCGCTCGCCTATGCCGATCCGGCGGGGCCGCGCGGGGGCGTCTTCGGGCTCGGCGACATCAACCAGACGATCTCCTTCACGCCGGCGAACCACAAGGGATTCATCTGGGCGGTCGGCCCGCAGGTCAGCCTGCCCACCGCCACCAGCAGCAAGCTCGGCTCGGGCAAGCTTGCGATGGGGCCGTCGGTATTGCTGCTGAGGCAGAGCGCGACGATGACCTTCGGCCTCTCCGCCGATCACCTCTGGTCGGTCGCGGGCAAGGACGACCGCGAGGATATCAGCGCCACCGAAGTGCAGCCCTTCGTCGCCTGGCACATCGGGCAAGGCCGCACGATTTCGACCAACGTCGACGTCGGCTACGACTGGAAACACAAGCAGTGGGAGCTGCCGGTCTCGCTTTCCTATTCCAAGGTGCTGAAGATCGGCCAGCAGGCGCTGAGCATGTCGATCGGCGGAAAATACTGGCTGGAAAGCCCGACGGGCGGATCCGATTTCGGCCTGAGGATCGGCGCCGTCCTGCTGTTTCCGCAGAAGCGCTGA
- a CDS encoding DUF892 family protein, giving the protein MAQKTLDTLFHDTLKDIYYAERKILKSLPKMKRAAQSEALKAAFEKHKEQTEGQIERLQQVFEIIGKAPRGKTCDAIEGILAEGEEIMEEYKDTPALDAGLLAAAQAVEHYEITRYGTLKRWAGVLGLKDAVALLDETLQEESQTDEDLTAIADAEINEEALQEG; this is encoded by the coding sequence GTGGCGCAAAAGACCCTGGACACCCTGTTTCACGACACGCTCAAGGACATCTACTACGCCGAGCGCAAGATCCTGAAGTCGCTGCCCAAGATGAAGCGGGCGGCGCAGTCGGAGGCGCTCAAGGCCGCGTTCGAGAAGCACAAGGAGCAGACCGAAGGCCAGATCGAGCGCCTGCAGCAGGTGTTCGAAATCATCGGCAAGGCCCCGCGCGGCAAGACCTGCGACGCGATCGAGGGCATCCTGGCCGAGGGCGAGGAGATCATGGAGGAGTATAAGGATACTCCGGCGCTGGACGCGGGGCTGCTGGCGGCGGCCCAGGCCGTCGAGCATTACGAGATCACCCGCTATGGCACGCTCAAGCGTTGGGCCGGCGTGCTCGGCCTGAAGGATGCCGTGGCGCTGCTCGACGAGACGCTGCAGGAAGAATCGCAGACTGACGAGGACCTGACCGCGATCGCCGACGCCGAGATCAACGAAGAGGCGCTGCAGGAAGGCTGA
- a CDS encoding type IV toxin-antitoxin system AbiEi family antitoxin domain-containing protein, which produces MRSLLDAWEPHSVATTAHLKTLGITPQDLQNYTSSRWLVSLGRGAFKRPMETVTWRGALYSLQAQLRLPVHVGALTALEMSGNSHYVRFANTKAYLFSPLNVALPLWFRTHWGDGVRHVQTKLLPPDLGLTEQQTPEGFGLQTSGVERAALELLHLAPKEFDLVEAGMIIESMTSIRPKLMQSLLEQCTSIKVRRLFLYLAERANLPVMRHLNLDGIDLGTGDRSLVPNGRYVAKYQLLLPRELVDHG; this is translated from the coding sequence TTGAGGTCGCTGCTCGACGCGTGGGAGCCGCACAGCGTCGCGACCACCGCCCATCTCAAGACCCTCGGAATAACGCCTCAGGATCTTCAGAACTACACCTCGTCGCGCTGGCTGGTGTCGCTCGGCCGCGGCGCTTTCAAGCGCCCGATGGAGACGGTGACCTGGCGAGGCGCGCTGTACAGCCTGCAGGCCCAGTTGCGACTACCCGTCCACGTAGGGGCGCTGACCGCACTCGAGATGTCGGGGAACAGCCATTATGTCCGGTTCGCCAACACCAAGGCTTATCTGTTCTCCCCGCTCAACGTCGCGCTGCCGCTCTGGTTCAGAACCCATTGGGGAGATGGCGTGCGGCATGTCCAGACCAAGCTCCTGCCTCCGGACCTAGGGCTGACAGAGCAGCAGACGCCCGAAGGCTTTGGGTTGCAGACATCCGGCGTGGAACGCGCCGCCCTGGAACTGCTGCATCTCGCCCCGAAGGAGTTCGACCTCGTCGAGGCCGGAATGATCATCGAAAGCATGACCTCGATACGGCCAAAGCTCATGCAGAGCCTGCTGGAGCAATGCACCTCGATCAAGGTGCGAAGGCTGTTCCTCTACCTTGCGGAGCGCGCCAACCTGCCGGTGATGCGTCATCTCAACCTTGACGGAATCGATCTCGGGACCGGCGATCGCAGCCTCGTACCGAACGGTCGCTATGTCGCAAAATATCAGCTGCTGCTCCCTAGGGAGTTGGTCGATCATGGCTGA
- a CDS encoding nucleotidyl transferase AbiEii/AbiGii toxin family protein translates to MAEPYRDQVRLLLDILPLVMAEPVFALKGGTAINLFEWDLPRLSVDIDLTYLPNHDRKESLAAIGEALARVGGEIERRLAPTRVTQARQGGEGMEVKLNCQRVRTQVKIEVNPSLRGHLLPVRDLACSDQVQEQFEAFVEARCVSHGELFGGKICAALDRQHPRDLFDVKRLLDQEGLSEEVRLGAIAGFVSHGRPIAELVDPARKDQRETFRSQFEGMPFEPFSYDDHQATLERLVSALRGSITDDDRAFLLSFEAGDPDWSRFPIAVLAELPAPQFKLMNIRKFREVSPERHEAVLNALKKSLS, encoded by the coding sequence ATGGCTGAGCCTTATCGCGACCAAGTTCGGCTGCTCCTCGATATCCTGCCGCTGGTGATGGCGGAGCCAGTCTTCGCGCTCAAGGGCGGCACCGCCATCAACCTCTTCGAATGGGATCTGCCGCGCCTGTCGGTCGATATCGACCTTACCTATCTGCCAAACCACGACCGAAAAGAGTCGCTCGCCGCAATCGGCGAGGCGTTGGCGCGGGTAGGTGGCGAGATCGAGCGGCGACTGGCACCGACCCGTGTCACTCAGGCGCGACAGGGCGGTGAGGGCATGGAGGTGAAGCTCAATTGCCAGCGCGTCCGCACCCAGGTGAAGATTGAGGTCAATCCTTCCCTCCGCGGCCATCTGTTGCCTGTGCGCGACTTGGCCTGCTCCGACCAGGTGCAGGAGCAATTCGAAGCCTTCGTGGAGGCGCGATGCGTGTCACACGGCGAGTTGTTCGGCGGAAAGATCTGCGCCGCGCTCGACCGCCAGCATCCCCGCGACCTGTTCGACGTCAAGCGCCTGCTCGATCAGGAAGGCCTGAGCGAGGAGGTTCGCCTTGGCGCGATCGCCGGTTTTGTCAGCCACGGCCGCCCGATCGCCGAACTCGTCGATCCAGCGCGAAAGGATCAGCGCGAGACCTTTCGGTCCCAGTTCGAAGGGATGCCCTTCGAGCCTTTCAGCTATGACGATCACCAGGCAACGCTCGAGCGCCTGGTCAGCGCGCTTCGCGGCTCGATCACCGACGATGACCGTGCCTTTCTCCTGTCCTTCGAGGCTGGCGATCCCGACTGGAGCCGTTTCCCCATCGCAGTGCTGGCCGAGTTGCCCGCGCCGCAGTTCAAACTGATGAACATCCGCAAATTTCGTGAGGTGAGTCCGGAGCGCCACGAGGCGGTTCTCAACGCCCTGAAGAAGTCGCTGTCATAA
- a CDS encoding (2Fe-2S)-binding protein produces MTTILINGEAREVDVPPDMPLLWVLRDVVGLTGTKFGCGIAQCGACTVHVDGKPARSCVLPVSAVGNRAVTTVEAVGETEIGRKVQEAWLGVEVVQCGYCQSGQIMSAAALLGRNPAPDDAAIDAAMSGNICRCATYPRIRAAIKRAAGLPAETV; encoded by the coding sequence GTGACGACGATCCTGATCAATGGCGAGGCACGCGAGGTCGACGTGCCGCCCGACATGCCGCTGCTGTGGGTGCTGCGCGACGTGGTTGGCCTGACCGGCACCAAGTTCGGCTGCGGCATCGCCCAGTGCGGCGCCTGCACGGTGCATGTCGACGGCAAGCCGGCGCGCAGCTGCGTGCTGCCGGTCTCCGCCGTCGGCAACCGGGCGGTCACCACCGTCGAGGCGGTGGGCGAGACCGAGATTGGCCGCAAGGTGCAGGAGGCGTGGCTGGGCGTCGAGGTCGTCCAGTGCGGCTATTGCCAGTCCGGCCAGATCATGTCGGCAGCGGCGCTGCTGGGGCGCAACCCGGCGCCGGATGATGCCGCGATCGATGCGGCCATGTCGGGCAACATCTGTCGCTGCGCCACCTATCCCCGCATCCGCGCCGCCATCAAGCGGGCGGCCGGGCTGCCGGCGGAGACCGTCTGA